Sequence from the bacterium genome:
CCAGGAAGCGATCATACGTCTTCAGGGCGTTCTCCTGCAATCCGGCGCTTTCATAGCAGCGCGCCGCCGCGAAGATGGCCTTGCCGGCATAGGGCGAATTGGGCCGGGCCGTAACCAGGGCCAGGTAGTTTTGCGCGGCGCGCGTCCATTTGCTGTCTTCCTCGCACAGCAGCGCGGCGCGGTACAGCGCTTCGTCAACGCGCGGCGAGGCTGGGAAGCGGAAATGGAATTTCTCATAGATCTCGACGGCTTTGACCTTGTTGCCGGCCTTGTCATATGCCGTCGCGGATTCCGCCAGCGCCAGCTCCGCAATGGTGGAATCCTGGCTGCTGGCGGCGACGTTTTCGAAAGCGATGGCCGCGATGTTGTGCTCGCCCTTGGCTTTGAAGCCGTCCGCCAGCTTGAATTTCGCCGAGCTGATCACGCGCCGGGCGCGGTCGATCTGCAGGACGGAATCGGGAAACTGCTCCACCACCTTGCGCGCCCATTTTTCGGCGAGCAGATAGTTTTGCATTTCCATCGAGCATTGCGCGTGCAGCAGATGCGCCTGCACCACAAAGCGGGAATTCGGAATGGTGGTGATGATCTTCTCATAGACTTGCTGCGCGGCCCCGTAATTCTTCAGGTTGAACAGGGTCTCGGCATACTTCATCAACACGTCGGGATAGCGCGGACTCGCGCTCATCAGCACGGCGAAATCATTGCACGCCGCCAGCAGTTTCGGATACACCGTGTTGGGCACGCTGAGCGTGTCCGGCCGGCCGCTGCCCAAAAAATTGGCGAGCGTGAAGGCGGTGGTGTCGGGATGATTGACCGTGGCCAACTCGTCGAAGTGGCTGATGATGCGGTTGTAGGCGGCGTCGTCTTTGAATTCCGACTTGGGATAATTCATCATCACGCGCTTGTAAGCCTCGGCGGCATTGGCAAAATCGCGCGTCTCATAAAAGCATTCGGCGAGATAGTAGCTGATCTTGGGCGCGTTCGGCGTCTCCGGGAATTTGGCGACATATTCCTGATAGCGCTGAATCGCGAGCTGATAGGCGGCGATGTCCTTGTTGGCCTGCGCGCGCGCCTGTGCTTCGGTGCCCAGGATGTAGAGATGCTGTTCCGCCAGCGCCAGCGCTTTCTCGCGCTTTTCGCCCTCGGGGTGTTTCTCCAGCCAGGCGCTGCCCGGGCCGTAATTGTTCACCAGCGTGAGGCGCGCCGCCTCCGCCTTTTCGGGCTGATCGCTGCTCAAGTAGCTTTCCACCACTTCGTTTTGCAGCAGCGGCGCCTGGTCGTTGAACGGCCACATTTCCAGCGTGATTTCCACGGTGCGGATGGCTTCGTCATAGAAGTTGCGGGCGCGATAGGTTTCCGCCAGCTTCAGGAAGATCTCGATGCCGTAATCCTTGCCGCTGTACTTGACCAGAAACTCGCGCGCCTTCTCGGGACCGCCGTATTCGGCAAAGCTCTGCGCGATGTATTCGATCGCCTCCTGCCGCAAATCCGCCGGTGTCTTTCCCAAACCTTCGGGGTTTTTGACCTCTTTGATGTTGTTGATGTCGTCGATCAGGTAAATGAAAGTGCTGATAGCCTTGGAATAGTCGTTGATGTTGTAGTAGGACCAGGCGAGCTTGTAGAGCGCCATGCTGAAGAAAGGATTCTGCCACTGATTGAGCAGCTTGGAGTAGTACTGCGTGGCGGTGGCATAGTCCTTTT
This genomic interval carries:
- a CDS encoding tetratricopeptide repeat protein; protein product: MKHVIKRAGAAATSPLFVFALAAALLCGRGAQAQNQAATPAPKAAAAPENKAPAANTPASLPEKRNTYFKSDSIYVGDLNAAITNAEELLRKYPDNDFSPSVMFQLLELYVKRAAWDYQKQMAVYERELKRFDAGEIKNEPVLPRVSYGKAIAMGYKVLNQYPTAPFNDRIIYRLALCHLEEGNNDKARDFFQRLIQEYPNSAYVLEANFRIGEACFEKKDYATATQYYSKLLNQWQNPFFSMALYKLAWSYYNINDYSKAISTFIYLIDDINNIKEVKNPEGLGKTPADLRQEAIEYIAQSFAEYGGPEKAREFLVKYSGKDYGIEIFLKLAETYRARNFYDEAIRTVEITLEMWPFNDQAPLLQNEVVESYLSSDQPEKAEAARLTLVNNYGPGSAWLEKHPEGEKREKALALAEQHLYILGTEAQARAQANKDIAAYQLAIQRYQEYVAKFPETPNAPKISYYLAECFYETRDFANAAEAYKRVMMNYPKSEFKDDAAYNRIISHFDELATVNHPDTTAFTLANFLGSGRPDTLSVPNTVYPKLLAACNDFAVLMSASPRYPDVLMKYAETLFNLKNYGAAQQVYEKIITTIPNSRFVVQAHLLHAQCSMEMQNYLLAEKWARKVVEQFPDSVLQIDRARRVISSAKFKLADGFKAKGEHNIAAIAFENVAASSQDSTIAELALAESATAYDKAGNKVKAVEIYEKFHFRFPASPRVDEALYRAALLCEEDSKWTRAAQNYLALVTARPNSPYAGKAIFAAARCYESAGLQENALKTYDRFLASNPTETEQMMEALCRAGDICFKRQDHRVAANYFGRVAEVFLQAQRSGRPVEPYFPAQAQFMLGEIQFESYRLVNLEPPLDKSLQRKQTLFKDVQTAYTTAAKYQVGEWATAAVHRIGAAFEEFARAFWESPRPALEGDLKVQYEQKLEERIRPFKEKAFETYEANLRQARENEIANEWVDQSRARLQTLAVELGRELPAEEQAMPATNGHLNASPVGEGGAQSMPPVTGTAKPAEMQSAATAAAKGNQK